A window of Anaerolineae bacterium contains these coding sequences:
- a CDS encoding TraR/DksA C4-type zinc finger protein produces MLDLQAMRERLETERQQVLEEIAELDRRLEVKPDYSLGAGDPAVYQWEFNLALRQQAQDKLEEIEDALRRLDEGRYGICEKCGGKIEWERLDLLPTTRFCATCAQSKS; encoded by the coding sequence ATGCTGGATCTACAGGCCATGCGTGAGCGTCTCGAGACAGAGCGTCAGCAGGTCTTGGAAGAGATTGCGGAGCTGGATCGCCGGCTGGAGGTGAAGCCGGATTACAGCCTGGGCGCCGGCGACCCAGCCGTCTACCAGTGGGAGTTCAACCTGGCACTGCGCCAGCAGGCACAGGACAAACTCGAGGAGATCGAGGACGCCCTGCGCCGGCTGGATGAAGGGCGGTATGGGATCTGTGAAAAATGCGGGGGCAAAATCGAGTGGGAGCGCCTGGACCTCCTGCCCACGACCCGCTTCTGCGCCACCTGCGCGCAGTCGAAATCATAA